ATTGTTCCCAATTTTATGACGAACCATATTCAACCATCCCGACCTAACCAATGGTAAATTGACAGTAAATTCTTGCCCCCGTTTCTAAAATATGTTACTAATTCCCATCAACTTAGAAACACCAAGATTGCTGCTGCGTACCTTTAAATATGGGGATATAAACGCTTTTATTGCTTATCGCAATGATCCTGAAGTTGCTAAATATCAAAGTTGGGATATCCCTTACCCAGAAACAGCGGCCAGAGAATTTATCGAATATCTGCAACAGACAAAACCGGGGACTTTAGGTGAATGGTATCAATTAGGAATTGCACTCAAAACCACAGATGAAATAATTGGAGATTGTGCTTTTTGCATCTTAGCTGAAGATGGACAACAGGCGGAAATTGGTTTTACCCTGTCACGTCAACATCAAGGAAAAGGTTATGCGACAGAAGCAGTAACCTGTTTATTGGCATATTTATTTACAGAATATAAATTGCATCGTGTCCGCGCAAATTGCGACTCGGAAAATATTGCATCTATTCAACTCCTGGAACGTTTAGGAATGCGACGGGAAGGGCATTTTGTCAAGAGTTTGTGGTTTAAGGGTGAGTGGGTAGATGAGTTGTGGTTTGCTATTTTGCGTGAAGAGTGGGAAAGATAGATTAGTTATAATAAGTGATATCATTAATTAGTTGCATTAAATGGTTATATTATGGAACGGGAAGCTTTAACAATCCGTTTTCCCTCGGAACTACTAGCAAAAGCTAGGAAAATCAAAGAAAGTAGCGAATCTTTTAATAGACCTCTCCGGAAATATGGTAGAGACGTTCCGGCGGAACGTCTCTACAAGGGTTTCAAACCACGCACATTTAATTACCGGAGATGTCTAATGATTTAATAGTTGAAGCTTTAGAACGTGAGGTCAAACGGAGAAGGGGATGGGCTGCACATCAACGAATTATTGCCAGAAGCGAAACCGTTAAAGCAAGAACTGGTACACAAGCAAATTCTACCGATATGATTCGCAGTCTCAGAGAGAGTGAGGGGAGACGTGACTAGAGTTTTGTGCATAGATACCAGTGTTTGGATACCTTACCTTGTTCCAGAAGTGTATCAACCTCAAGCTAGAACCTTACTAACAGAAGCATTAAGTTTGAGTATACGTTTAGTAGCTCCTGCGTTTGTTTGGGCAGAAGTTGGATCTGTACTACGGAAGAAAACACGAATAGGAGTCATAACTAAGGAGGAAGCACAAGATTTTTTTGACGACTTCTGTGAATTGCCGATAGATTATATTGAAGATGAAGTAATCAGGGTAAAAAGTTGGGAAATTGCCGAAAAATACGGTTTATCTACCCTTTATGATGCCGCTTTTCTTACTTGTTCTGAAATGACATCTGCTGAGTTTTGGACTGCTGACGCTGCACTGGTGAGACAACTGACACCTAAACCTAATTATTTACGAGAAATAGGGGAGATAATCAATTAAAATTACTCCTATTTTTTAATTCATGAATCTTTGATTATGCAAGAAATAACTGCTAATTTTGATGAATCTTGGAAAGAAGCTTTAACCGAATATTTTGAAAGCTTTTTGACATTCTTTTTTCCGGAAGTTCATCAATTAATTGATTGGACAAAACCACCCCGTTCTCTAGATAAAGAATTACAGGAAATTACAGCTTCATCAGAGACAGAAAAACGAATTGCTGACCAACTTTATCAAGTTTGGTTACTGGACAAACGAGAAGTTTGGATATTAATTCATGTAGAAATTCAAAGTCAATATGAGGTAGATTTTGGGCAACGGATGTATATTTATAATTACCGTTCCTTTGATCTGTATCACAAACCTGTAGTTAGTCTAGCTGTTCTAGGTGATGAAAGGAATAATTGGCGACCTAGTGCGTATGGTTATTCCCTTGGAGGGTGTGAAGTTAGTCTGAAATTTCCTATTGCTAAACTTCTGGACTATGAATCTCGCTGGCAAGAATTAGAAGCTAGTGATAATCCATTTGCTATCATAGTAATGGCACATTTGAAAACTAAAGCCACCACTGGGAATTTATCAGAACGGGAGCAATGGAAATGGACATTAATTCGCGGACTGTATGATAGAGGATTAACAAAAGAACAAATTGTTAAACTCTTTAAAATCATTGACAAAATGATGACATTACCTGAGCAATTACAGCAATGAAATTAGCGTTTTGCAAGCTCTTAGAGAAAGACTCAGTTGTAAGGAAATCTGGGTATTAGGAGCTTCTCGTTATGGTAATCCAGATTATGATTTACCAACTGATTTTGACCAACAACGTCAGATTTACTATCAAGCTTTAACCCTTCCATTAGATGTAGAAACTTTTATCTCAAACTTACAACAACAAATGGTACAAGGGTTAGAAAAACTAGACCAGGGAATGCCCAAAAACCCAGATGTCACTATTCTCGGTAAGAAAGGTCAGGGTTTAATTAGACTTAGCCCGATAGACCCTGTATCTGAACCTATCAATCTCAAACGACTGAAGGGAGAAATAAATCAGATTTGGCATCAAACCAGTCTTTTAGATATTCTCAAGGAAACAGATTTAAGAGTTGATTTTACCCGTAACTTTAAGAGTATGGGGACAAGAGAAATTATTGATAGAGAAACACTACAAAAGCGATTATTGCTCTGTCTCTACGGGATGGGAACAAATACTGGATTGAAGAGAATTAATACAGGAATAAATGGGGAAAACTATCAAGATTTACTCTATGTACGTCGTCGTTATATCCACAAAGACCAGTTACGTAGTGCCATTGCGGACGTTATTAATGCCATTTTTGAGATTCGTTTACCCCACATTTGGGGGGAAGGAACTACTACCTGTGCCAGTGACAGCAAACATTTTGGAGCATGGGACCAGAATCTTATGACCCAGTATCATTTGCGTTACGGTGGTCGAGGAGTGATGATTTATTGGCACGTCGAGAAGAAGTCGGCCTGCATCTATTCCCAACTCAAAACTTGCTCCAGTAGTGAAGTTGCAGCCATGATTGAAGGGGTGTTACGTCACTGTACCAATATGGATGTGCAGAAAAACTATGTGGATAGTCATGGTCAAAGTGAGGTGGCCTTTGCTTTTACGCATCTGTTGGGATTTCAGTTAATGCCCAGATTGAAGCGGATTAAGGTACAGAAATTATATCGTCCTTATACTGGACAATCTGAGGCTTACCCTAATTTACAGCCGATTCTGACTCGTCCTATTAATTGGGATTTGATTCGTCAACAGTATGACCAAATGGTGAAGTATACTACTGCTTTAAAGTTGGGAACGACAGAAACTGAAGCTATTTTAAAACGTTTTAGCAGAAATCCTTTCAAACATCCTACTTATCTGGCTTTACTCGAATTAGGACGAGCAATTAAAACAATTTTCCTGTGTCAGTATCTTCAGGAGGAGGAAATACGACGGGAAGTTAATGAAGGATTGAATGTAGTAGAACGATGGAATGGGGTTAATGATTTTATTTTCTATGGTAAAGGTGGGGAATTCGCTTCAAATCGCCTGGAGAGTCAGGAGTTGTCTGTGTTATCTTTGCATTTATTGCAGATATGTTTGGTCTATGTGAATACTTTAATGATTCAGAGTGTTCTAGAACAGAAGCATTGGCAGCAAAAGCTAACAGAAACTGATAAAAGGGCAATTACTCCTCTGATTTTCAGTCATGTCAACCCTTATGGTACATTTAAGCTGGATCTCAACGAAAGGATTGCTGGTTTAACGGAACAGGCGGTCGCTTAATCTCTCCAGAAGTTCTCAAATCTCTGAGGTGACATTTGGGTATAGCGTACTGTGTGGTGTATATTTTTGTGTCCTAAATAATCTTGAATGGCTCTGGTATCATGACCTTGGGCTGCTAAATAGTAGCCACAAGCATGGCGCAGTTGATGGGGATGAACTGGTTCAGTGATTCCAGCACGCTCACCTGCTCGTGCAATAATGTGACGAACGGCTCTGGTTGATAGTGGAGCTTTGCGCTCGGACACAAAAACATAGGGAGTGTCGGGATAATCCCGTTGCAGTTGACGCAAGGCTCTTAATTCTGGAGCGCGTAATGGATGAACGGTATCATGGCCATGTTTGAGACGATGAATGTCGATATAGCCCTCTGACAAATCTATTTGTGACCACTTGAGCGCAACTAACTCAGCAGTACGTAGTCCATGCCGGAACATAAGTAATATCATTGCTGCATCCCGTACCCCATGCCGACCGACAGAGCGAGCCGCACTGATCATTGCTTCGACTTCTTTCGATCGCAAATATTCTCGTTCGCGAGCAGATGGGCGTTTGGCTGGTGGAGTCGAGCAGTTGGTTGACTTTGCCGAAAATGGAAGTTGAGTAGTGTGGATAGACATAGGTCAAATCCTCACGCCTTGGTTGCTATCTCCAGCATACTTTGCCTAAAAGGAGATGAACTAGGCAAAGTTATTATTAGTATTTCTTATCAATCAAGGCTAAATCAAGGGTTATTTTTACCAAATTTCACAAGGTTGCCCCTGGTTGCACGAACCTTCTATTTACGCCTACATGAGCGATTTATTGATTCGTTTAAATTACCGCCACAAAGGAGAGGTTATGAATTAGAAAAAATATTTACCGATTTGATGAAGATAAGTAATATTCCTGTAGAAGAATCATTCAAAATAGAAGGAGAACAAATAGATGGAGCAATTAAATATGATAGTTACTATTATATAGTTGAATTAAAGTGGACTGCAAATAAAGTTAATCAAGCTCAAATATCCAGTCTTTACATGAAAGTAGAAGGTAAGATGCAATCTCTGGGATTATTTATTTCAATGAATGGCTATTCTCAAGAAGCTTTAGAATCCCTAACAAGAGGGAAACCTATGCAAATTATACTTCTCGATGGTACACATTTAATGAGTGTTATATCTGGTATTCGTACCTTTAAAGAATTATTAGAACACGCAAGAAAGGAAGCATCTTTGAAAGGCAACATATATTGTTCTCATGATATTTCATAAAGGTTATTCTTCTTCTGTGTGGCTTTGCTTTGCAAGAAAGATCATAAGAGGGTGTTTGAAAAGTATTAGATGAAACCAATAATCTCCAGAAAAATAACCCCTCTACCCCCCTTTCCTACAATGGGTATTTCAAAGCCTATCCCCGCGTTGGTGAGAGGTTGGGAGAGGGATTTATACATTAAAAACTTTTAAAACATCCTCTAAGGTTAGTCTTGACCTACGATTTAATTAACCATAAAAAAATCCGTCTTCCATCAAGATATTTCCACTATAATCTATTCACGCTTCTATTTTAATACTGGGGGATACTTGGATTTTTGGTAATGGTTTTAATGGGGTATTTACTGGGGAATAACGACAATAACAAATAACTACTGATTCAAAAGTACCCACAGGTAAATCTGGTACATATTCTTCTACCTTTGAAACTTCCCAATTACCAATTCTATAATGTGTACTTGCACCTGGAAACTCAGGATCTACATATTCTTCAATTTGACAAAATTCCTTGAGTCTATAACCTGGTTCGGGAATAGGTTTTTTAGAACCGTCATAATGTTCAGCTAGGATATCAGTACAAGCTCCAGTATGAGATAGTAACATTTTTTCCCAGTTTTCTAACTGTCCTTTATCTGCTTTAAAAATAATATATTTACTCATTTTCTGATTCCTCATGATAATTAGGAAATTCTGTTTCACCTTCAAACACACAATCCACTTTGAGAATTTTATTATTAGTAGGTTCTACTTTCAATAATTCCCATCCGTATTTATCAGCCATTTCTTGACATTTATCTCTATCTGTTGCTGCGTGTCTGGAAATTTTTTCTTCATCTGTCATGGTGATTTTACTTGTTGAGACTTTTTGTTTTCAGCGATCGCTCTTTTGACAATCACCTTAGCTAGTTGAGGAACACTGAGAAATTCTCTAGCAGCCCAATCTTCTAAGTATTTATATTCATCCTCTTCTATACGAATTGTCATTTGCGGTTTTTTGGAAGGCATATCTAACCATGATTCACTACTCCTAAATTATCGTTCTTATTAGTCTGATTGACTAATAATGAATTAAAGTAGTTACAGGTGAGTCACTTGTAATTATAATATTAACAGGTGATATATTTGTCAACCATATAAAAATCTGACATTATAGCTAAAATAATATAATTAATACCTGACATTATTAGAAAACCATCATGACTACCAACATCCTGGATAACATTGACCTGCGGACATTAGGAGAACTCCTCCAACAAGCCCGTAAAAAATGCAACATGACTCAAGCGGATGCAGCCAAGATTATTGATGCTGCACGTACCACCATGATTGCTATTGAAAAAGGAGAACGTCGCCTCAAAGCCAATGAACTGATTAAACTTGCCCGTGCTTACGGACGTTCTGTGAGTGAATTTGTTCGCCAACGTCCCATAGTTCAACCTTTTGAAGTGCAGTTTCGCGCACTTTATCAACGCAGTCAGGAACAACAAGCAGAAATTGAACCATTTATCCTGCATTTAGAGGAATTATGTCAGAATTACCTAGAACTTGAGAAAATCATGGATGCGCCAATAGCGCGTAACTATCCTCTTGAGTATCAAGTAACTGATATGCCCATTAAATCTGCTGCGGAGAGTATAGCAGTAGCAGAACGTCAAAGACTGGGTTTAGGTGATGCGCCTATTTCCCAACTGCGGGACATATTAGAACAAGATGTGGGTTTACGGATCTTCTATTTGCAGATGCCGCAAAAATACTCAGAAGTGTATAGCTATAACGAAGAAGTTGGCGGTTGTATGGCTATCAATGCCAATCATCCAGAAGAACGTCGGCGCTGGTCAATGGCGCATGGATATCTGCACTTTTTAGCGCATCGGC
This genomic interval from Anabaena sphaerica FACHB-251 contains the following:
- a CDS encoding tyrosine-type recombinase/integrase, with translation MSIHTTQLPFSAKSTNCSTPPAKRPSAREREYLRSKEVEAMISAARSVGRHGVRDAAMILLMFRHGLRTAELVALKWSQIDLSEGYIDIHRLKHGHDTVHPLRAPELRALRQLQRDYPDTPYVFVSERKAPLSTRAVRHIIARAGERAGITEPVHPHQLRHACGYYLAAQGHDTRAIQDYLGHKNIHHTVRYTQMSPQRFENFWRD
- a CDS encoding XRE family transcriptional regulator, translating into MTTNILDNIDLRTLGELLQQARKKCNMTQADAAKIIDAARTTMIAIEKGERRLKANELIKLARAYGRSVSEFVRQRPIVQPFEVQFRALYQRSQEQQAEIEPFILHLEELCQNYLELEKIMDAPIARNYPLEYQVTDMPIKSAAESIAVAERQRLGLGDAPISQLRDILEQDVGLRIFYLQMPQKYSEVYSYNEEVGGCMAINANHPEERRRWSMAHGYLHFLAHRQKPEFHFDGQYQRFPESEQLAETFPKYFLMPTSGLLKRFNDMYRTHGKFTPTNLFTLAHYYGVSVEALVYRLEEMELLPSGTWEKLRDRGLKVRKIQEELGLEQIPQRVDMMPLHYQHLAIEALDQGLITEGRFAEFLHVDRLEARRIAEALREYSSGMMEEDTDFDLRQIQTAGK
- a CDS encoding GNAT family N-acetyltransferase translates to MLLIPINLETPRLLLRTFKYGDINAFIAYRNDPEVAKYQSWDIPYPETAAREFIEYLQQTKPGTLGEWYQLGIALKTTDEIIGDCAFCILAEDGQQAEIGFTLSRQHQGKGYATEAVTCLLAYLFTEYKLHRVRANCDSENIASIQLLERLGMRREGHFVKSLWFKGEWVDELWFAILREEWER
- a CDS encoding PIN domain-containing protein, producing the protein MTRVLCIDTSVWIPYLVPEVYQPQARTLLTEALSLSIRLVAPAFVWAEVGSVLRKKTRIGVITKEEAQDFFDDFCELPIDYIEDEVIRVKSWEIAEKYGLSTLYDAAFLTCSEMTSAEFWTADAALVRQLTPKPNYLREIGEIIN
- a CDS encoding restriction endonuclease, translated to MVAISSILCLKGDELGKVIISISYQSRLNQGLFLPNFTRLPLVARTFYLRLHERFIDSFKLPPQRRGYELEKIFTDLMKISNIPVEESFKIEGEQIDGAIKYDSYYYIVELKWTANKVNQAQISSLYMKVEGKMQSLGLFISMNGYSQEALESLTRGKPMQIILLDGTHLMSVISGIRTFKELLEHARKEASLKGNIYCSHDIS